Proteins from one Halococcus hamelinensis 100A6 genomic window:
- a CDS encoding KH domain-containing protein: MQHVTIPQDRIGVLIGEGGATMREIEEEAEIRLDIDSETGSVGVETVGDPVQGLKGPDIVKAIGRGFAPDEALTLLDDDVMTLQVVDVESATRNKNDLTRQKGRLIGENGRTRQLMEELSGASVVIYGTTVGIIGLPQAVEVVRNAVEMILDGAPHGAVYSYLERKHNELKNPGMEYHQFTG, encoded by the coding sequence ATGCAACACGTGACGATTCCGCAGGACCGTATCGGCGTGCTGATCGGCGAGGGCGGCGCGACGATGCGCGAGATCGAGGAGGAGGCCGAGATCCGGCTCGATATCGACTCCGAGACGGGCTCGGTCGGCGTCGAGACCGTCGGCGACCCGGTCCAGGGGCTCAAGGGCCCCGATATCGTGAAGGCCATCGGCCGTGGTTTCGCGCCCGACGAGGCGCTGACCCTGCTCGACGACGACGTGATGACCCTCCAGGTCGTCGACGTCGAGTCCGCGACCAGGAACAAGAACGACCTCACGCGGCAGAAGGGCCGGCTGATCGGCGAGAACGGTCGGACCCGCCAGCTGATGGAGGAGCTCTCGGGGGCCTCGGTCGTGATCTACGGCACGACGGTGGGGATCATCGGTCTCCCGCAGGCCGTCGAGGTGGTCCGCAACGCGGTCGAGATGATCCTCGACGGCGCGCCCCACGGCGCGGTCTACTCCTACCTCGAACGCAAACACAACGAGCTCAAGAACCCCGGCATGGAGTACCACCAGTTCACCGGTTGA
- a CDS encoding ATP-binding cassette domain-containing protein, whose translation MSAIDAENVVVTYADGTEAVRGVDLTVPEGEFFGFLGPNGAGKTTTIKTFTTLLRPTGGTIHVNGFDVLNEAQSVRESIGYMAQHTSVDEELTARENVKFACEAYGVPRAERADRIGELLDLVDLADVADKEASEFSGGMKKRLDVATALVHEPPLVFLDEPTTGLDPKARIRLWEYFREINRQGTTVFLTTQYLEEADELCDRLSVIQDGEIVATDAPDTLKSQVGGDVLEVTIEEPSDDRKERAREVAHESGLFADGTIETTEDGLSVAAENARRAGTDLLVALRDASFTVTGFDIRSPTLDDVFLAITGEPTDEESEAGSNAEAEPVASGAAR comes from the coding sequence ATGAGCGCGATCGATGCCGAGAACGTCGTCGTCACCTACGCCGACGGCACCGAGGCGGTCCGCGGGGTGGACCTCACCGTCCCCGAGGGCGAGTTCTTCGGCTTTCTCGGACCCAACGGCGCGGGCAAGACCACGACGATCAAGACGTTTACCACGCTCTTGCGCCCGACCGGCGGCACCATCCACGTCAACGGCTTCGACGTGCTGAACGAGGCCCAGTCGGTCCGCGAATCCATCGGCTACATGGCCCAGCACACCAGCGTCGACGAGGAGCTCACCGCGCGCGAGAACGTCAAGTTCGCCTGCGAGGCCTACGGCGTCCCGCGCGCCGAACGCGCCGACCGGATCGGCGAACTCCTCGACCTCGTGGATCTGGCCGACGTCGCCGACAAGGAGGCGAGCGAGTTCTCGGGCGGGATGAAAAAGCGCCTCGACGTGGCGACCGCGCTGGTCCACGAACCGCCGCTGGTCTTCCTCGACGAACCGACGACGGGGCTGGACCCGAAGGCACGGATCCGCCTCTGGGAGTACTTCCGGGAGATAAACCGCCAGGGGACGACGGTGTTCCTCACGACCCAGTACCTCGAGGAGGCCGACGAGCTCTGTGACCGGCTCTCGGTGATTCAAGACGGGGAGATCGTCGCCACCGACGCGCCCGACACGCTCAAATCCCAGGTCGGCGGCGACGTGCTGGAGGTCACCATCGAGGAGCCCAGTGACGACCGAAAGGAACGCGCTCGCGAGGTAGCCCACGAGTCCGGGCTGTTCGCCGACGGCACGATCGAGACCACCGAGGACGGCCTCTCGGTCGCCGCCGAGAACGCCCGACGGGCGGGGACCGACCTCCTGGTGGCACTTCGGGACGCGAGTTTCACCGTGACCGGCTTCGACATCCGCTCGCCGACGCTCGACGACGTCTTCCTCGCCATCACCGGCGAACCCACGGACGAGGAGAGTGAGGCGGGGTCGAATGCCGAGGCCGAACCCGTCGCGTCGGGGGCCGCCCGATGA
- a CDS encoding ABC transporter permease yields MTAADGSVEAETGTGAGSTPRTTHSNGFLTDVWINLKRWIVKTTRNPFVIFGSLIQPILFLVLFTSVFGQVTGGALTQALGEDVSYVTYLVPAIVIQSALVAAAGSGIGLVDDMENGMFEKVLVSPINRGAMFLGKALSEVVRIVIQTFIILGLGYVLVWLDTGGSIGSYIRTGFLGAVGVVVVAVVFAIWFTAFSNIVALVTRDQESTIIGANLLQFPLLFVSSAFLPVSVLPGWVRTLATVNPITYGVDAARVLMLGENVPSVLDITTFGGIWDVLIPALAILLALDLVLGAIAVRSLNRASSSAT; encoded by the coding sequence ATGACCGCGGCGGACGGCTCGGTCGAGGCCGAGACGGGAACCGGAGCCGGAAGCACCCCTCGAACCACCCACTCCAACGGCTTCCTCACGGACGTCTGGATCAACCTCAAACGCTGGATCGTCAAGACCACCCGCAACCCGTTCGTGATCTTCGGCTCGCTGATCCAGCCGATCCTCTTCCTCGTGCTCTTCACCTCCGTCTTCGGCCAGGTCACCGGCGGCGCGCTGACCCAAGCGCTCGGCGAGGACGTGAGCTACGTCACCTACCTCGTGCCGGCGATCGTGATCCAGTCGGCGCTGGTGGCGGCCGCCGGTTCCGGGATCGGGCTGGTCGACGACATGGAGAACGGGATGTTCGAGAAGGTCCTCGTCTCGCCGATCAACCGCGGCGCGATGTTCCTCGGGAAGGCGCTCTCGGAGGTCGTCCGGATCGTGATCCAGACGTTCATCATCCTCGGGCTCGGTTACGTCCTCGTCTGGCTCGACACCGGTGGTTCGATCGGGAGCTACATCCGAACCGGCTTCCTCGGTGCGGTCGGGGTCGTCGTCGTGGCGGTGGTCTTCGCGATCTGGTTCACCGCCTTCTCGAACATCGTCGCGCTCGTGACCCGCGACCAGGAGTCGACGATCATCGGCGCGAATCTCCTCCAGTTCCCCCTCCTCTTCGTGTCGAGCGCGTTCCTCCCGGTGAGCGTCCTCCCCGGATGGGTCCGGACCCTCGCGACGGTCAACCCGATCACCTACGGCGTCGACGCCGCCCGGGTCCTGATGCTCGGCGAGAACGTCCCCTCGGTGCTCGACATCACTACGTTCGGCGGGATCTGGGACGTCCTGATCCC
- a CDS encoding P-loop NTPase family protein, translated as MEFESIVGVGAKTAERLAALDDPERALSEGDVAALARAPGISTGRAAAIARAAIRDEHDDAGEFLATDRAREIYRDALSLLQERAVTDHAAHRLETLYPTGSESRVTEVREWVATAMEREPRQDVLDALDGVAPLDDPSRDRIRDRCLATADAERHAEAQDEFPELSVEVVEDARGLADLAKGYSTVIALDEAFAGVDIAGDVQVRPDALETPEEVVPERVLSFFAHNRERLEAAARVHRTTDLDPPVDLARLDEALAGLTEEGTIVGDEELDRLGRAVDDLDAAVSTAESVANDRLREAIEERDVTIEGADLLSLVEQGAGVDSLLSRELADEHAAAIDAARDQLVDSLQLDTGEAELATRAFPEEPTFPVEHDEGVVNRLREDLTAARDRRATRLKRDLATEFADLQAGCDDLVGAALSRDRELAVARFASDFDCVLPEFGGRGVAVEGGRSPLLDCAFEDVEPVDYAVAGPTLLSGVNSGGKTSTLDLLALVAVLAHMGLPVPADEVRIERYEALHYQAKTQGTLDAGAFEATLREFGELVSGGRKRLVLVDELESITEPGASAVIIAGILEALDGETTGVFVSHLAGEIREAAGFEVPVDGIEAVGLVDGELEVERSPKKDSLARSTPELIVEKLATEDATDENEVFYERLLEKFE; from the coding sequence ATGGAGTTCGAATCCATTGTCGGGGTCGGGGCGAAGACCGCGGAGCGGCTCGCAGCGCTCGACGACCCCGAACGCGCCCTCAGCGAGGGCGACGTCGCGGCGCTCGCGCGCGCACCCGGCATCTCGACCGGCCGGGCGGCCGCCATCGCCCGCGCCGCCATTCGCGACGAACACGACGACGCCGGGGAGTTCCTCGCCACCGACCGCGCCCGCGAGATCTACCGCGACGCCCTCTCGCTCCTCCAGGAACGGGCGGTGACCGACCACGCGGCCCACCGCCTCGAAACCCTCTATCCCACCGGCAGCGAGTCGCGGGTGACGGAGGTCCGCGAGTGGGTCGCGACCGCGATGGAGCGCGAGCCCCGCCAGGACGTACTGGACGCGCTCGACGGGGTCGCACCGCTCGACGACCCCTCTCGGGACCGGATCCGCGATCGCTGTCTCGCGACCGCCGACGCCGAACGCCACGCCGAGGCACAGGACGAGTTCCCCGAGCTCTCGGTCGAGGTCGTCGAGGACGCCCGTGGGCTCGCCGACCTCGCCAAGGGCTACTCGACCGTCATCGCGCTCGACGAAGCCTTCGCCGGCGTCGACATCGCGGGCGACGTTCAGGTCAGACCGGACGCGCTCGAAACCCCGGAAGAGGTGGTCCCCGAGCGCGTGCTCTCCTTTTTCGCCCACAACCGCGAGCGCCTCGAAGCCGCCGCCAGGGTCCACCGCACAACCGACCTCGATCCTCCCGTGGACCTCGCGAGGCTCGACGAGGCGCTCGCGGGCCTCACCGAGGAGGGCACCATCGTCGGCGACGAGGAACTCGATAGACTCGGACGAGCGGTCGACGACCTCGACGCGGCGGTCTCCACAGCCGAAAGCGTCGCCAACGACCGGCTTCGCGAGGCGATCGAGGAGCGCGACGTCACCATCGAGGGCGCGGATCTCCTCTCACTCGTCGAGCAGGGCGCGGGCGTGGACTCGCTGCTCTCGCGCGAACTCGCCGACGAGCACGCCGCCGCCATCGACGCCGCCCGCGACCAGCTCGTTGATTCGCTCCAGCTCGACACCGGCGAGGCCGAACTCGCCACCCGCGCGTTCCCCGAGGAGCCGACGTTCCCGGTCGAGCACGACGAGGGGGTCGTCAACCGCCTCCGCGAGGACCTCACCGCCGCCCGCGACCGCCGGGCGACGCGGCTGAAACGCGACCTCGCGACCGAGTTCGCCGACCTCCAGGCGGGCTGTGACGACCTCGTCGGGGCGGCGCTCTCGCGCGACCGCGAACTCGCGGTGGCGCGCTTCGCCAGCGATTTCGACTGCGTGCTCCCCGAGTTCGGCGGCCGCGGGGTGGCGGTCGAGGGCGGGCGCTCGCCGCTGCTCGACTGCGCCTTCGAGGACGTCGAACCCGTGGACTACGCCGTGGCGGGGCCGACGCTGCTCTCGGGGGTCAACTCCGGGGGGAAGACCTCGACCCTCGACCTCCTCGCGCTCGTCGCGGTGCTCGCTCACATGGGGCTGCCCGTGCCCGCCGACGAGGTCCGGATCGAGCGCTACGAGGCGCTCCACTACCAGGCCAAGACCCAGGGCACCCTCGACGCGGGCGCGTTCGAGGCCACCCTCCGGGAGTTCGGCGAGCTCGTCTCGGGCGGGCGGAAACGACTGGTGCTGGTCGACGAACTAGAGAGCATCACCGAACCCGGCGCGTCGGCGGTCATTATAGCTGGTATCCTCGAAGCGCTCGACGGCGAGACCACGGGGGTGTTCGTCTCCCACCTCGCCGGCGAGATACGCGAGGCCGCCGGGTTCGAGGTTCCCGTCGACGGCATCGAGGCCGTCGGCCTCGTCGACGGCGAACTCGAGGTCGAGCGCTCGCCGAAGAAGGACAGCCTCGCGCGCTCGACGCCCGAACTCATCGTCGAGAAGCTCGCGACCGAGGACGCGACGGACGAGAACGAGGTCTTCTACGAACGGCTGCTGGAGAAGTTCGAGTAG